The nucleotide window TAAACAAGGATTGAGTTGATACTTAATATTGAGATCCCCTAACAATTGCTGGACTTGCTCGAAATGACGTTTAGATTCCGTTCCCAAATACTCTAAAATACTGGGGGCATCTTGACAAATGATTTTAGTGCGTTCATCTTTACTATCTAAAATCCGTAAAGGATTCCGTTCTAAACGATCTTGAGAGTCTGGATCTAATTGAGCTTTATAAGGGGTTAAATAATCGACTAAAGCTTGTCGGTAATTTTGCCGATCTTCTCGGTTGCCTACGGAATTAAGGTCAAGTTTGAGATTTTTTAGCCCTAAAGTCTGTAAAATGTCGGTTGCTAAGGCAATTACTTCTACATCTGCCCGATAATCCCCACTTCCTAACAACTCTAGGCCAATTTGGTGAAATTGTCGCTGACGACCGGCTTGAGGACGTTCATAGCGAAACATCGGCCCGGTGTACCAAAGGCGTTGAACTCCTCCGGTAGCATAAAGATTATGTTCAATGAAAGAACGAACCACCCCGGCTGTTCCTTCAGGACGTAGCGTAATTGAGCGATCGCCCCTATCCTTAAAAGTATACATTTCTTTGCCGACAACGTCCGTCCCTTCTCCTATCCCCCGTTCAAACAAAGCGGTTTGTTCAAAAATCGGCGGACGAATCTCTAAATAAAGTGCCCGACTTAAAATTTCTGCCGCCACCCGTTCCACTTGCTGCCAGTAACCCACCTCATGGGGGAGTATGTCTCTTGTTCCTCTTAGTGCCTGAATTGCGCCCATTGGAGAATATCCTTAATAGTTTTCAAAGATTTAGGATAGCGTTTTTTGGTTAATTTGGTTATTAATGAAGAACAAAACTCTGATAAATCGTTGGATAATTGCTGGTTGTTGGCTTGGTTGACAATTTTTATGGGTTCGTCTATGGGAGTTGACTTTCTAATTAGCTGTTAAAATAAACTAATTTTTGGGAAAATACTAAGATTAAATCTTTAAATTTCCTGACAATTGAGTCTAAAGCGAAGTTTATCGTTTTTTTTACTTTTGCTCCCTAGACTAAATACGATCATACTACCTTGGCATAGGTTGCATGATGAGTGCAACCCAATTTTGATCAATTTTTATTAGAGGAGTCGCCTATGGGCACACAAACCTATTGGAACAAGCAACTTGAGAATACATTTAAAATGAGTCCCCGGTTGTTAACCTGTTCACCCAATTACTCTAACCTTTGGAAAGACCTAAAACAACCCATTTCATTTACCCACACTTCTCAATCACTCCCTGAGCATTTTACAGCTAAACTTTTAGCCTATTTATCTCGTTTCTGTTCCGTCTCTTTTTGTTCTGTTTATCATACTCATTACTTGAGTTTTTTAGGACTATCTGAGTTAGAAATTAAACAATTATTTACATTACCCATTCCCACTCAAAAAACCGATCTAGATGCGGATTTATCTATTTTGGCTCAATCCAGTTTTGACCAAATCTCTAACTTAACGGGAGAAAATAGTCTGATTCGCTGTGCTGGATTTATGTTTTCTCAAAGTTCCCAAGCGCAAGACTGTCGTTATAGAGTTAAGCAATTTTTGGGAGCGGTGAACTATGATCAGCTAGTCTCTTTTTTAAGTTATATTAAATTTTGTCATCAGTGGGTAGAAAGCTATCCTGAGCTTTTTAATGAGACCGGATATGATTGTTTATTTTCTCTAACTGAACTCCTCAAGAAAGAAAAAGCACTAGCGGATTTTTTCCCTTGCTCTGAGCAAATTTTTAGACAACAGTTATCTCATTCTAATTTAGGTTCTCTACTTTCCCATAGGGATCAAAGCACAACTCTTTCTTTAACAGATTTAGAAGCCTGGATTAATAGTCTTCTCGATCAAGTTTTTGTCATCGAATGTGAGAGTCAAAAAATACTTTTTTGTAATGAAAGTTTTGCTCAGAGGGTGGGAGTTAAAAAGGCGGCACAAGTCAAAGGAAAAACCCTTTTTGACTGTTTTAATTTTCCAGAAGCTAAAGCTATAGCTCACCATCATCAATCTGTCTTGGTTTCCGGTCAACCTCTGCAAATTAAAGAATCTTTTACCGTCGGAAAAAAATCCTATTATGTAGATACCTTAAAAGTTCCTTTAAAAGATTCTAACGGTGAAATTTATGGAATCATCAGCCTATCTCGGAATATTACCGATCTGTTTGAATCTCAGCAAATTCTTTTAGAAAAGCAAGGTCAATTAGAAGCGATTAACCAAGAATTAGAAGCCTTTTCTTATCGAGTTTCTCATGATTTACAAGCTCCTTTACGAGTCCTCGATGGCTTTAGTCAGATTCTTTTAAAAACTTATGAATCTAAACTAGATGAAAAAGGACAATATTACCTAAAACGTATCAGAGCAAATTGTCAACGGATGGGGGAACTGATCAGAAGTTTACTTCAGTTATCTCATATAGGTTCTAGTTCTCTTGACTCTCAATCCGTCAATTTAAGTGCGATCGCTGCTGAAATTTCCTTACAGTTAAAAGCAACCGAACCAGAGCGAAATGTTGAGTTTAGGATTGCCCCTAACTTGACTGTGATGGGAGATTATCAACTGCTAACGATTGTGTTAACTAATTTACTTAATAATGCTTGGAAATACACTTCTAATACTGAGAAAGCACTGATTGAATTTGATTATTGTTTCCAAGAGGATGGAACTAAAGCCTATTTTGTCCGAGATAATGGGGCGGGCTTTGATATGACCTATATTAATAAGTTATTTAGTGCTTTTGAACGTCTTCATAATGAACAAGAGTTTCCCGG belongs to Gloeothece citriformis PCC 7424 and includes:
- the hisS gene encoding histidine--tRNA ligase; amino-acid sequence: MGAIQALRGTRDILPHEVGYWQQVERVAAEILSRALYLEIRPPIFEQTALFERGIGEGTDVVGKEMYTFKDRGDRSITLRPEGTAGVVRSFIEHNLYATGGVQRLWYTGPMFRYERPQAGRQRQFHQIGLELLGSGDYRADVEVIALATDILQTLGLKNLKLDLNSVGNREDRQNYRQALVDYLTPYKAQLDPDSQDRLERNPLRILDSKDERTKIICQDAPSILEYLGTESKRHFEQVQQLLGDLNIKYQLNPCLVRGLDYYTHTAFEIQSDDLGAQATVCGGGRYDGLVVELGGPATPAVGWAIGMERLILLLQQLQSTPTLTPDIYIVSRGEKAESQGLILAQKLRHWGLSVELDLSGSAFGKQFKRADRTGAIACLILGDQEAENQTVQLKWMTSSQQQTLTQVELLSQLEELKQSFDRHRQSRDD
- a CDS encoding PAS domain-containing sensor histidine kinase; this translates as MGTQTYWNKQLENTFKMSPRLLTCSPNYSNLWKDLKQPISFTHTSQSLPEHFTAKLLAYLSRFCSVSFCSVYHTHYLSFLGLSELEIKQLFTLPIPTQKTDLDADLSILAQSSFDQISNLTGENSLIRCAGFMFSQSSQAQDCRYRVKQFLGAVNYDQLVSFLSYIKFCHQWVESYPELFNETGYDCLFSLTELLKKEKALADFFPCSEQIFRQQLSHSNLGSLLSHRDQSTTLSLTDLEAWINSLLDQVFVIECESQKILFCNESFAQRVGVKKAAQVKGKTLFDCFNFPEAKAIAHHHQSVLVSGQPLQIKESFTVGKKSYYVDTLKVPLKDSNGEIYGIISLSRNITDLFESQQILLEKQGQLEAINQELEAFSYRVSHDLQAPLRVLDGFSQILLKTYESKLDEKGQYYLKRIRANCQRMGELIRSLLQLSHIGSSSLDSQSVNLSAIAAEISLQLKATEPERNVEFRIAPNLTVMGDYQLLTIVLTNLLNNAWKYTSNTEKALIEFDYCFQEDGTKAYFVRDNGAGFDMTYINKLFSAFERLHNEQEFPGHGIGLATVKRIIERHKGSVWAWGEVEKGATFYFQLP